The following are from one region of the Mycolicibacterium helvum genome:
- a CDS encoding aminotransferase-like domain-containing protein, which translates to MSNDNRSAAIAMQLQQWITTMRPGDKLPGVRELSAQFHASAATISAALSELSAAGLVRAEPGRGTFVAARERLLEPDFSWQSQALGHARVDADRAARLGAYGTPEHIPLSWGYLAPELLPNEELHRLGSRVAKSGRAWTMTPPAGSPELRRILASEYRADPNDVLVVSGGQQGLLFAMRTLAEPGSAVITESPSYPGAILAAQSAGLNLSSVPADANGILVDRLAEELERTRARVVYLQPSYANPTGAVLNAERRTQVLELAARHGAFIIEDDWARHLGIDGRAPAPLFTEDPHGHVVSILTLSKPASPGLRLGAIIARGPAGARLRASRTADDLCVAPIVQEIALSLVTSTVWPRHLKRLRGELGERRDALVAAIQATLPGVRIVGTPRGGLHLWARLALGTDTRRVCADAYRAGVLVGDGRHFYVDEPPAPFLRFSYGAANVAQIAEGVRRLADHIPLDD; encoded by the coding sequence ATGTCCAACGATAACAGGTCGGCCGCCATTGCGATGCAGCTCCAACAATGGATCACGACGATGCGCCCCGGCGACAAGCTGCCAGGCGTGCGGGAACTCTCTGCGCAGTTCCACGCAAGCGCGGCGACCATCTCGGCGGCTCTCTCGGAACTGAGCGCAGCCGGGCTGGTCCGGGCAGAGCCCGGCCGGGGAACGTTTGTGGCGGCCCGCGAACGACTACTCGAGCCGGACTTCTCCTGGCAATCCCAGGCCCTCGGCCACGCCAGAGTGGACGCCGACCGGGCCGCACGCCTGGGCGCCTACGGCACACCGGAGCACATCCCGCTCTCCTGGGGGTACCTCGCCCCCGAACTACTACCGAACGAGGAACTGCACCGCCTCGGCTCGCGTGTGGCGAAGAGCGGTCGTGCATGGACGATGACACCGCCAGCGGGATCGCCGGAACTGCGGCGGATCCTCGCTTCCGAATACCGCGCCGACCCGAACGACGTGCTCGTCGTATCGGGCGGGCAGCAGGGCCTCCTGTTCGCGATGCGCACCCTTGCCGAGCCGGGGTCGGCGGTCATTACCGAGAGCCCGAGCTATCCCGGTGCGATCCTCGCCGCGCAGAGCGCGGGCCTCAACCTCTCGTCGGTACCCGCCGACGCCAACGGAATCCTGGTCGACCGTCTTGCCGAAGAGCTCGAACGCACGCGGGCGCGAGTGGTCTACCTTCAGCCCAGCTATGCGAACCCCACCGGCGCGGTCCTCAATGCAGAACGGCGGACGCAGGTTCTCGAACTCGCTGCTCGGCACGGGGCGTTCATCATCGAGGATGACTGGGCGCGGCACCTCGGTATCGACGGGCGGGCGCCTGCTCCGCTCTTCACCGAGGATCCGCACGGACATGTCGTATCCATCCTCACACTGTCGAAACCGGCTTCGCCCGGACTCAGGCTCGGTGCGATCATCGCTCGCGGTCCGGCTGGTGCCAGGCTCCGGGCGTCCCGCACCGCTGACGACCTCTGCGTCGCCCCGATCGTGCAGGAAATCGCACTGAGCTTGGTGACCTCGACCGTGTGGCCGCGGCACTTGAAACGACTCCGCGGCGAACTCGGCGAGCGACGTGACGCACTTGTCGCCGCGATCCAGGCCACCCTGCCCGGGGTGCGGATAGTCGGTACCCCACGTGGTGGGCTCCACCTCTGGGCGCGATTGGCACTGGGCACCGACACGCGAAGGGTGTGTGCCGACGCCTACCGGGCCGGGGTTCTCGTCGGCGACGGACGACACTTCTACGTGGATGAGCCGCCCGCGCCATTCCTGCGCTTCTCCTATGGGGCCGCAAACGTTGCCCAGATTGCCGAAGGCGTCAGGCGACTCGCTGATCACATTCCGCTGGACGACTGA
- a CDS encoding DUF5997 family protein, which yields MSRPNAQSMKPATAAKKLDVYLPATPAEFQENAITRDELAALQADPPQWLKDLRKSGPHPKNLVAAKLGVSISGLTRGGVVDALTTEQIEALLEEKPDWLIAERESYQAVLAEERRVKALRRT from the coding sequence ATGAGCAGGCCTAACGCGCAGTCCATGAAACCCGCCACGGCGGCAAAGAAGTTGGACGTGTATCTGCCCGCGACGCCTGCGGAGTTCCAGGAGAACGCGATCACCCGCGACGAGCTCGCCGCCCTGCAGGCCGACCCGCCGCAGTGGCTCAAGGACCTCCGCAAGAGCGGGCCGCACCCGAAGAACCTCGTGGCGGCCAAGTTGGGTGTGTCGATCTCCGGCCTCACGCGCGGCGGTGTGGTGGATGCACTTACCACCGAGCAGATCGAAGCCCTGCTCGAGGAGAAGCCGGACTGGCTGATCGCCGAGCGCGAGAGCTACCAAGCGGTGCTGGCCGAGGAACGTCGGGTGAAGGCGCTGCGCCGCACCTAG
- a CDS encoding LysR family substrate-binding domain-containing protein: protein MTQPSLTLGYVPGATPAKWARTWAQRHPDVPLRLCAVAAADAAADLRAGAVDVALLRLPTDTSGLAVIPLYQEVTVAVVPADHLLSAAVEITSADLDGEPILLPLDDVVAWAGAPGTTIDHRPETTQDAIELVAAGLGALIVPQSLARLYHRKDLTYRPIADAPTCSVALAFPEGPPSALVEQFTGIVRGRKPSSSRGPAQPAPKRTAREKTLAKQAARAAAGKVARTPGPVKRRQP from the coding sequence GTGACCCAGCCCTCGCTCACCCTCGGGTACGTCCCCGGGGCGACGCCCGCGAAGTGGGCGCGGACCTGGGCGCAGCGCCACCCCGATGTTCCGCTGAGGTTGTGCGCCGTCGCCGCAGCCGACGCGGCCGCCGACCTGCGGGCCGGCGCCGTCGATGTGGCGTTGCTCCGGCTACCGACCGACACCTCGGGGTTGGCGGTCATCCCGCTCTACCAGGAGGTGACGGTCGCAGTGGTGCCCGCCGACCACCTCCTCAGCGCGGCCGTCGAGATCACCTCCGCCGATCTCGACGGTGAGCCGATCCTGCTGCCGCTCGACGACGTCGTCGCCTGGGCGGGCGCGCCCGGCACCACCATCGATCACCGACCCGAAACCACCCAGGACGCAATAGAACTCGTCGCCGCAGGGTTGGGTGCGCTGATCGTTCCGCAGTCGCTGGCCCGGCTGTATCACCGCAAGGACCTCACATATCGCCCGATCGCCGACGCGCCGACGTGCTCGGTGGCCCTCGCCTTCCCCGAAGGGCCCCCCTCGGCACTGGTCGAGCAGTTCACCGGGATCGTGCGGGGCCGCAAACCCAGCTCGTCGCGGGGCCCGGCCCAGCCGGCGCCGAAGCGCACCGCGCGCGAGAAGACTCTGGCCAAGCAGGCCGCCCGAGCCGCGGCGGGGAAGGTCGCCCGCACGCCCGGGCCGGTCAAGCGGCGGCAGCCGTAA